A stretch of the Capsicum annuum cultivar UCD-10X-F1 unplaced genomic scaffold, UCD10Xv1.1 ctg55281, whole genome shotgun sequence genome encodes the following:
- the LOC124893182 gene encoding zinc finger A20 and AN1 domain-containing stress-associated protein 4-like → MESSKEIGCRAPEDPVLCINDYDFFGSAATMNMCSKCQKDMILLKKEHAKLAAASSKDVVRRSSSSNESELALVGAAVAFADLASKISQVKSKEGLKKCTACRKRVGLTGFSCKCGDLFCAVHHYSNKHNCPFDYRNAGQNAIAIANPIIVAEKLNKI, encoded by the coding sequence ATGGAGTCATCTAAAGAGATAGGTTGTCGAGCTCCAGAAGACCCCGTCCTCTGCATCAACGACTATGATTTTTTCGGTAGTGCAGCTACGATGAATATGTGTTCCAAGTGTCAAAAGGACATGATACTACTGAAGAAGGAACATGCAAAGCTTGCAGCTGCATCCAGCAAAGACGTCGTACGCAGAAGCTCAAGCAGCAATGAATCAGAACTTGCTCTTGTAGGTGCCGCGGTTGCATTTGCAGATTTAGCCTCTAAGATTTCACAAGTGAAGTCAAAAGAGGGTTTGAAAAAGTGCACAGCTTGTCGAAAGCGTGTGGGATTAACGGGGTTCAGTTGCAAATGTGGTGATCTTTTCTGCGCAGTTCATCATTATTCAAACAAACACAACTGCCCGTTTGATTATAGGAATGCTGGTCAGAATGCAATAGCAATAGCAAATCCTATCATCGTGGCAGAAAAGCTTAATAAGATCTAA